From the genome of bacterium:
TTGCGTCGATTGATCAAAGTACATCGGGCGTATGAATATATGAATCGCGGCGACCTTGCGGTCGAGCACGGAGACATCGACGGCGCTCTTAAAGAATACAGCGCTGCCGAAACAATGTTTCCGGATAATCTTGAAATGAAATTTTGGCATGCCATTTCACTGGTCAATGCCGGACGCGTCGATGAATCGCTTCCGATCTTCAAAGAAGTATTTCAGAAAGATATGAACTGGGCGACGCTCATTCCACGGTTGCCACAATCCGGCGTCCTGGTTGATGATAATGCGGTTATTAAAAAAATCTTATCGGTTGCACCCAAAAAATAATTAAACATGGTTACACAATATCTTTCACAAGGCGGAGCCTGGAATTATTTTATTCTCATCATGTTCGTACTGCTTCTGATGAGCGGACTTATTTTGCTGCTTGTTTCCAAAAATAAACGCCTGTTTTTGGTGTATAGCATTCTGGCGTTTATTCCGCTGCTGATAGGCTTTTACGGTGATTTTATCCCGGATTCGCCGATGGCGTGGCGTCCGATGCATGTCGGAGTGGTTTCAAGTTTACCGCTGTTGCTTATCGGACTATTTGGAATGATCAGGAAAAATTAAATACTGGTGATTCGTTGAAATAGTTACCTGAACTTGGTTCAGCGTTTGCCGATATTTACAGTATAATGATTTCCATACTCCGAACCGAGTTCGGAGTGACATGAACAAATTCGTCATTCAAAATTCGAAATTAAATATGAGGAGGAATTTTTGTGGAATGGATCAATGATCCCCAAGCGTGGATTGCATTGGTTACTTTAACAGCGCTCGAAATAGTTTTGGGCATCGATAATATTATTTTCATTTCGATTTTGTCGAGTAAGCTGCCGCAAGAACAGCAGAAAAATGCCCGCATGACAGGATTGTCGCTGGCCATGATCACCCGCGTCGGTTTGCTATTCTCATTAACGCTTATTATGCGGCTCACGGCGCCGGTATTCGTTGTTTTCAGTCAGGAGATTTCAGGTCGTGATATTATTTTGATTGTCGGCGGATTGTTTTTGTTGGCCAAATCCACCCATGAAATCCACGAAAAACTCGAAGGAGCAGAAGGCGAAGGCACTCACAGAGCCGCGCCGTCGTTCGTGTCGACGATTATTCAAATTCTATTGCTCGACATCGTTTTTTCTTTGGATTCGGTGATTACAGCCGTTGGTATGGCCAATAATATTCAAATCATGATCGCCGCTGTAGTCATTGCCGTTATTTTTATGATGTTTTTTGCGGGTGCAATCAGTGATTTTGTGCATCGCCATCCGACGGTCAAAATGCTGGCGTTGAGTTTTCTTTTATTGATCGGCGTGACACTCATTGCCGAAGGTTTTGATCAGCATATTTCGAAAGGATACATTTATTTTGCCATGGCATTCTCGGTATTTGTTGAAATGTTGAATTTGAAATTACGAAAGAAACCCGCTGAGCCGATTCAGTTGAGAGAAGCATACAAGAATTAATTGAAATGAGGAATCAGAACCAAAAATTCTGGAGTTCTATGCGATTATCTGTTTTGTTTTTATATGTGTTGTTATCGTCGACTTTAGTCTCGGCGCAAACGACGTCTTTTCTGAATGATAATGAAATCGATATGTTTGTGAATGAATTGTCCGGCGACCGGGCGTTTGAGCACATTCGTGCGTTGAGCCGATGGCATCGCGATTCC
Proteins encoded in this window:
- a CDS encoding TerC family protein; its protein translation is MEWINDPQAWIALVTLTALEIVLGIDNIIFISILSSKLPQEQQKNARMTGLSLAMITRVGLLFSLTLIMRLTAPVFVVFSQEISGRDIILIVGGLFLLAKSTHEIHEKLEGAEGEGTHRAAPSFVSTIIQILLLDIVFSLDSVITAVGMANNIQIMIAAVVIAVIFMMFFAGAISDFVHRHPTVKMLALSFLLLIGVTLIAEGFDQHISKGYIYFAMAFSVFVEMLNLKLRKKPAEPIQLREAYKN